A single Flavobacterium sp. 1 DNA region contains:
- a CDS encoding capsule assembly Wzi family protein: protein MNIQFRILIFLLISNNLFSQNIPVGSIDLIEQRGRNEQLLGNGNPLISFTLRPLALDLIDSTQTKSTEKLNIKALPITLIQQYNTFSPYDWNDGAMIPAKGYQTLLTTGLYAQYGILSVQLKPEYVYASNPNYEIFPLTESNATRLLNAYYLNYTDLPAPFGENHYSKLNWGQSNIKVNINKFSIGLSTENLWWGPGVRNSLIMSNTAPGFLHFTLNTRKPVETIIGSFEGQIISGKLESSGLTSPKSQFIIDGVDYEIPKSNDWRYINGISINYHPKWVPGLFVGLNRALQVYRDDMGSGFSDYMPIFTPFQKNNLSGEDAKSRDQVASLFFRWAMKESKFEFYGESGWNDHSSNIWDLFDSPEHSRANLFGFNKIFMLNKYKNKYLKVNFETTHLEQSADRIVRPAGAWYIHSIILHGYTNQSQVLGAGIGPGSNLQTLDFSVWEKDKVWGIQLERYAHNMDFYYDAYTDYDHKWVDLRLNTYAYRKFGNLGVQAKLNFAQMRHFQYQFHDNKINMQFQVSLQYQL, encoded by the coding sequence ATGAACATACAATTTCGAATTTTAATTTTCTTATTAATTAGCAACAACTTATTTTCGCAAAACATCCCTGTAGGATCTATTGATTTAATAGAACAAAGAGGAAGAAACGAACAACTACTAGGCAATGGAAACCCTTTAATTTCCTTTACTTTAAGGCCTTTAGCATTAGATTTAATTGACTCTACGCAAACAAAATCAACTGAAAAGCTAAATATAAAAGCACTTCCAATTACTTTAATCCAACAATACAATACTTTTTCTCCTTATGATTGGAATGATGGTGCCATGATTCCTGCCAAAGGATATCAAACTCTTCTAACTACTGGTTTATATGCTCAATATGGGATCTTGAGTGTACAATTAAAACCAGAATATGTATATGCTTCAAATCCTAATTATGAAATTTTCCCCTTAACGGAATCAAATGCAACTCGATTATTGAATGCCTATTATTTAAATTATACTGATTTGCCAGCTCCTTTTGGAGAAAACCACTATAGTAAATTAAACTGGGGACAAAGTAATATTAAGGTTAACATAAACAAATTTTCTATTGGTTTATCTACTGAGAACTTATGGTGGGGACCTGGAGTTAGGAACTCATTAATCATGAGTAATACTGCACCAGGGTTTTTACATTTCACCTTGAATACTAGAAAACCTGTAGAAACCATAATAGGAAGCTTTGAAGGTCAAATCATCTCAGGAAAACTGGAAAGTTCGGGTTTAACCAGTCCAAAATCGCAGTTCATAATTGATGGTGTAGATTATGAAATACCAAAATCTAATGATTGGCGCTACATCAACGGTATTTCGATAAACTATCACCCTAAATGGGTTCCCGGGCTTTTTGTAGGATTGAACCGTGCTTTACAGGTATATCGCGATGATATGGGAAGCGGTTTTTCTGATTATATGCCAATTTTCACTCCGTTTCAGAAAAATAATTTAAGTGGAGAAGATGCTAAAAGCAGAGATCAAGTAGCTTCTCTCTTTTTTAGATGGGCAATGAAAGAATCCAAGTTCGAATTTTATGGTGAAAGCGGCTGGAACGACCATTCCTCAAATATTTGGGACTTATTTGATTCCCCAGAGCATTCCAGAGCCAATCTTTTCGGTTTCAACAAAATATTTATGCTTAACAAATATAAAAACAAGTATTTAAAAGTAAATTTTGAAACAACCCATTTGGAACAGAGCGCCGATCGCATTGTAAGACCCGCAGGTGCTTGGTATATACATAGTATTATACTTCATGGATATACCAATCAAAGTCAAGTTTTAGGAGCAGGAATTGGACCTGGAAGCAACTTACAAACTTTAGATTTTAGTGTTTGGGAAAAAGACAAAGTATGGGGAATACAACTAGAACGTTATGCTCATAATATGGACTTTTATTATGATGCTTATACAGATTACGACCACAAATGGGTCGATTTAAGATTAAATACTTATGCTTATCGAAAATTTGGCAATTTAGGAGTTCAAGCAAAACTCAACTTTGCCCAAATGAGACACTTTCAGTATCAATTTCATGACAATAAAATAAACATGCAATTCCAAGTTTCATTACAATATCAATTATAA
- a CDS encoding glycosyltransferase family 2 protein: MKKKHISIIIINYNTSSLTLNCISSINAFEESKSTEIIVVDNASKEEEVEHLINNLKNIDNVTFIQSKINLGFAAGNMLGFQYAKGDYYAFINSDVLFVEAVFESLISFMEENQNAGVCGLQIINEQGKETTSFRPFEGIRYKLFGKKFLAFTQPKKPSMLKKYNAPIVVDFIIGSFMFFRAEAFHSIGGFDPNTFLYYEETDVCYRLLKKGYKTYFLPNLKYIHLEGKSSSFNINLKIEHLISYLYVTRKNFGFLKYIVIKYFLILSYMLKAPFKKKNRSIFLKLLKMQESLALSMRHKQKI, from the coding sequence ATGAAAAAAAAACATATTTCGATAATTATAATAAATTACAATACTTCTTCTCTAACTCTTAATTGCATTTCATCAATTAATGCTTTTGAAGAGAGTAAAAGTACAGAAATTATTGTTGTTGACAATGCTTCAAAAGAAGAAGAAGTAGAACATCTCATTAATAATTTAAAAAACATTGACAATGTAACTTTCATTCAAAGTAAAATTAATCTAGGTTTTGCCGCAGGTAATATGTTGGGGTTCCAATATGCTAAAGGTGACTATTATGCTTTCATAAATAGTGATGTTTTGTTTGTTGAAGCTGTATTTGAATCCCTAATTTCTTTTATGGAAGAAAATCAAAATGCGGGAGTCTGTGGACTTCAAATAATAAACGAACAAGGAAAAGAAACTACTTCATTTAGGCCTTTCGAAGGAATTCGTTATAAATTATTTGGAAAAAAATTCCTTGCTTTTACCCAGCCAAAAAAACCTTCAATGTTGAAAAAATACAATGCTCCCATTGTTGTTGATTTCATTATAGGGAGTTTTATGTTTTTTAGAGCAGAAGCATTTCATTCAATAGGAGGCTTTGATCCCAATACTTTTTTGTATTACGAAGAAACTGATGTTTGTTATAGATTACTAAAAAAAGGATACAAAACCTATTTCTTACCTAATTTAAAGTACATTCATTTAGAAGGGAAAAGTTCTTCTTTTAACATAAACCTAAAAATTGAGCATCTTATTTCATATTTATATGTTACAAGAAAAAATTTTGGCTTTTTAAAATATATAGTTATCAAATATTTTTTAATTCTTTCGTATATGCTGAAAGCTCCTTTTAAAAAGAAAAATAGATCTATATTCTTAAAACTTTTAAAAATGCAGGAAAGTCTAGCACTTTCTATGCGCCATAAACAAAAAATATGA
- a CDS encoding glycosyltransferase family 1 protein encodes MKKTIFLETHNIQNRASGLGTFNYELIKGLHQHSFDNLELHLNSNKPSLLKSEFGEKFEYHKYFGFHRYKNLRPFNKFDLWHSVNQNSKIEPRFDTKYLLTIHDVNFFEEISSNMNHIRNQNFIEKLKRATAITYISEFAKKQTHNYFQVPNVPEHIIYNGNPISNLLNTSSYISNTPINKPFFYTIGDFIERKNYTSIIEMMKLIKDYNLIMSGNNDKEYGQVIKKLIRDNGLENQVFLTGKVSNEGKQFYIKNCEAFLFPSIREGFGLPPIEAMRFGKPVFLSDKTSLPEIGGEVANYWKNFDPDYMKEIVFEGLNNHENNKLIYEQKLIERALFFDWKKAAGEYLDVYNKCIY; translated from the coding sequence ATGAAAAAAACAATATTCCTCGAAACCCATAATATTCAAAATAGAGCTTCTGGATTAGGAACATTTAATTATGAATTGATTAAAGGCTTGCACCAACACTCGTTTGACAATTTAGAGCTTCATCTTAATTCAAACAAACCAAGTCTTTTAAAATCTGAATTTGGCGAAAAATTCGAGTATCACAAATATTTTGGGTTTCATAGATATAAAAACCTCAGGCCTTTTAATAAATTTGACTTATGGCATTCTGTCAATCAAAATTCAAAAATAGAACCACGATTTGACACTAAATATCTTTTAACTATTCATGATGTCAATTTTTTTGAAGAAATCTCTTCCAACATGAATCATATCCGAAATCAAAATTTTATTGAAAAACTTAAAAGAGCTACAGCAATAACTTACATTTCAGAATTTGCAAAAAAACAAACTCATAATTATTTCCAAGTGCCAAATGTACCTGAGCACATTATTTATAACGGAAATCCAATTTCTAATTTATTAAATACTTCATCTTACATCTCCAATACCCCAATCAACAAGCCTTTTTTCTATACTATTGGAGACTTCATTGAAAGAAAAAATTACACTTCAATTATTGAAATGATGAAATTAATTAAAGATTATAATTTAATTATGTCAGGTAATAATGATAAAGAATACGGACAGGTCATAAAAAAATTAATCAGAGACAATGGCTTAGAAAATCAAGTATTTTTAACTGGAAAGGTAAGCAATGAAGGTAAACAATTTTATATAAAAAACTGTGAAGCATTTCTTTTCCCATCAATTAGAGAAGGATTTGGGTTACCCCCAATTGAAGCGATGCGTTTTGGGAAACCCGTTTTTTTATCAGATAAAACATCATTGCCAGAAATTGGTGGAGAAGTTGCAAATTATTGGAAAAATTTTGATCCTGATTATATGAAAGAAATTGTTTTTGAAGGTTTAAATAATCATGAAAACAACAAGCTAATTTATGAGCAAAAATTAATTGAAAGAGCCTTGTTTTTTGATTGGAAAAAAGCGGCCGGAGAATATTTAGATGTATATAATAAGTGTATTTATTAA
- a CDS encoding Kdo domain containing protein, with protein MNLHINSQFENFQSNLSNFIVNFKSTGTLFGDGKRNVIKLFELNDKTINIKSFKIPNLINKIVYKYFRKSKARRSFEYATLLLEKGIGTPEPIAYLENYNWIGLKDSYYASEHLQCDLTYRELVEIPDYRDHENILRQFTQFSYLLHQKGIEFKDHSPGNTLIKKRNQVQYDFFLVDLNRMEFHKAMPFELRMKNLCRLTPVKEMVVVMSNEYAKLSGESEGLIFETLWKYTSDFQEKYWRKKRLKKKLKFWK; from the coding sequence ATGAACCTACATATTAATTCCCAATTTGAGAACTTTCAATCGAATTTGTCAAACTTTATTGTGAATTTCAAATCAACCGGCACACTCTTTGGTGATGGCAAAAGAAATGTCATCAAATTATTTGAATTAAATGATAAAACAATAAATATCAAATCCTTCAAGATTCCCAATTTGATTAATAAGATAGTCTATAAGTATTTTAGAAAATCGAAAGCCAGACGATCGTTTGAGTATGCAACCCTTTTATTGGAAAAAGGGATCGGAACGCCAGAACCTATTGCTTATCTCGAAAATTACAATTGGATTGGTTTGAAAGATAGTTATTATGCCAGTGAGCATCTTCAATGTGATTTGACTTATAGAGAGCTGGTTGAAATACCAGATTATCGAGATCATGAGAATATCTTAAGACAATTTACCCAATTTTCATACCTCCTGCATCAAAAAGGAATTGAATTCAAGGATCATTCTCCAGGGAACACATTAATTAAAAAAAGGAACCAAGTGCAATATGATTTCTTTTTGGTTGATTTGAATAGAATGGAATTCCACAAAGCAATGCCTTTTGAATTGCGAATGAAGAACCTTTGCCGATTGACACCCGTAAAGGAAATGGTAGTGGTAATGAGTAATGAATATGCCAAATTATCTGGAGAATCGGAGGGACTGATATTCGAAACGCTTTGGAAATACACTTCAGATTTTCAAGAGAAATATTGGAGAAAGAAAAGGTTGAAAAAGAAACTTAAGTTTTGGAAGTAA
- a CDS encoding glycosyltransferase family 2 protein gives MTANSPVKKLSVLIITLNEEEHINALLPDLDFADEIVIVDSLSTDRTEDISKSFSKVKFLQNKFENFSTQRNFAIEQAKNDWVLFLDADERLTPELKQEIIDTLQNTPHYSAYFFERTFMFENSILKYSGNQTDKIFRLFDKKFARYDKRRLVHEKLIVNGEIGFLKNKLIHYSFSSYNEYKEKIIFYAKFKAEEKFIKKTKTTFLHQLFHPSYNFFIITSSD, from the coding sequence ATGACAGCAAATAGTCCCGTTAAAAAATTATCTGTATTAATCATTACTTTAAACGAGGAAGAGCACATCAATGCCCTTTTACCGGATCTTGATTTTGCTGATGAAATAGTAATTGTAGATTCTTTAAGTACTGATAGAACTGAGGATATTTCAAAATCATTCTCTAAAGTAAAGTTCCTTCAAAACAAATTTGAAAACTTCTCGACACAACGAAATTTTGCTATTGAACAGGCAAAAAATGATTGGGTATTATTTCTTGATGCAGATGAACGATTAACTCCTGAATTAAAGCAAGAAATCATCGATACATTGCAAAATACCCCACACTATTCTGCCTATTTTTTTGAAAGGACCTTTATGTTCGAGAATTCGATTTTAAAATATAGCGGTAATCAAACCGATAAAATATTCCGCCTTTTCGATAAAAAATTTGCTAGATATGACAAAAGAAGGCTCGTTCATGAAAAGCTAATAGTAAATGGTGAAATCGGTTTTTTAAAAAACAAGCTCATTCATTATTCGTTCTCTAGTTATAATGAATATAAAGAAAAAATTATTTTTTATGCCAAATTTAAAGCCGAAGAAAAGTTTATTAAAAAAACAAAAACCACCTTTTTACATCAACTTTTTCATCCTTCCTATAACTTTTTTATAATTACATCATCCGATTAG
- a CDS encoding glycosyltransferase family 2 protein has protein sequence MDVSIIIVNYRSWKSLRVCLDSISKIVAQKLTFEVIIVDNFSDDGEFEIFKNKYQNFIFIKNEANTGFSNGCNLGAKNAKGNYMLFLNADTTISLETVNTLHETYKTHTEIGILSCLQIDKKNRFFNQKKLFPSFIRLFGIARFFYRKLFSEKLNKKFNTKDDLFYPDWVTGTSIFISRDWFEKVNGWNEDYWLYFEDVDICKRISQKKGKIAVTRNATIFHEHGGASRINFKTECITKTEVIISNHVYISNHFNGFNRNISHSFLIIGILTEKIILSFLSLFLFLI, from the coding sequence ATGGATGTTTCAATAATCATAGTTAATTACCGTAGTTGGAAATCATTGAGAGTTTGTTTGGATTCTATTTCTAAAATAGTTGCCCAAAAATTGACATTTGAAGTTATAATAGTTGATAATTTTTCGGATGATGGAGAATTTGAAATTTTCAAAAATAAATATCAAAACTTTATTTTTATCAAAAATGAGGCCAATACTGGTTTTTCTAATGGTTGTAACTTAGGCGCAAAAAACGCTAAAGGGAATTACATGCTCTTTCTGAATGCTGACACAACCATTTCTCTTGAGACCGTAAATACCTTACACGAAACTTACAAAACACACACAGAAATAGGGATTTTATCGTGTTTGCAAATCGACAAAAAAAATCGATTTTTCAATCAAAAAAAACTTTTCCCTTCGTTTATTAGGCTTTTTGGAATTGCTCGTTTTTTTTACAGAAAATTATTTTCGGAAAAATTAAATAAAAAATTCAACACCAAAGACGACTTATTTTACCCTGATTGGGTTACTGGTACTTCTATCTTTATAAGCAGAGATTGGTTTGAAAAAGTAAATGGGTGGAATGAAGATTATTGGCTATACTTTGAAGATGTTGACATTTGCAAAAGAATATCACAAAAGAAAGGTAAAATTGCAGTAACCCGAAATGCAACAATTTTTCATGAACATGGGGGAGCATCAAGAATTAATTTCAAAACTGAATGTATTACCAAAACTGAAGTTATAATCTCCAATCACGTATATATAAGTAATCATTTTAATGGTTTTAATAGAAATATTTCACATTCTTTTCTAATAATTGGTATCCTTACTGAAAAAATCATTTTGTCGTTTTTAAGCTTATTTTTGTTTTTAATTTAA